One Calliopsis andreniformis isolate RMS-2024a chromosome 9, iyCalAndr_principal, whole genome shotgun sequence genomic window carries:
- the LOC143183399 gene encoding X-ray repair cross-complementing protein 5, with the protein MAPKAEKETLVLLINIGVTRRNSQSNPGLLEKAKHVAQRIIEKKIFLSPKDEIAVILMGSSITKNSLNTEHVGEFLDFQVPNWNLIDKIMHLKGSNYCSNWIEALEATVEYIKQKDVDITKRKIVLMSDFNEEDDIISQFEADTIAENLSTENIQFITIGEESLDERPESSLTLSEAFLKDLHKKINGQHLTFDNAILDLRYYVKEVDSASWYATLELSDIKIPIVSYIKVTDTDKFSSWKITKDGRELKWKTEYRDRQRTSYAPDEIITGYKYGGTFIPIDKRDEEAMSYKSGPKSYTIHSFTHRNNIDLKYWYDDTTRVVLASNQDAAKPFYSLVQAMHNKSLVAIVRKVYAKNRAPRMVALFPCINIPDELSCLVEICIPFAEDRRVMEIRPLKSVIKQLSSEQNEEVDNLLDSLMLPDTDEDFYPGEVPDPSMQHRWHMLSHRALNPDKPLPPMEDYLQELLEAPAVKEKSKCNLQRITELFQLENIDPKAKQKEESNQKDDTTNGNEMDIQEKINTDNKVTVERYSPNEPYLSLDTSDVDLDELATKI; encoded by the exons ATGGCCCCAAAAGCGGAAAAG GAAACATTAGTTCTGTTAATAAATATTGGAGTGACACGTCGTAATTCACAAAGTAATCCTGGTTTATTGGAGAAAGCAAAACATGTTGCACAGAGAATAATTGAGAAaaag ATTTTCTTGAGCCCAAAGGATGAGATTGCAGTGATACTAATGGGCTCTTCTATCACAAAAAACAGTTTGAACACAGAGCATGTGGGAGAATTTTTAGATTTTCAGGTCCCAAATTGGAATTTAATAGATAAAATTATGCATTTGAAAGGATCAAATTACTGTTCTAATTGGATAGAAGCACTTGAAGCAACTGTGGAATATATAAAACAAAAGGA TGTTGACataacaaaaagaaaaatagtTTTGATGTCTGATTTCAATGAAGAAGATGACATTATTTCACAATTTGAAGCTGATACAATTGCAGAAAACCTTTCTACAGAAAATATTCAGTTCATTACAAT AGGAGAAGAATCATTAGATGAAAGACCTGAAAGTTCTCTTACACTCAGTGAAGCTTTTCTTAAAGATCTCCATAAGAAG ATTAATGGTCAACACTTGACATTTGACAATGCTATATTAGATCTAAGATATTATGTAAAGGAAGTGGATTCAGCTTCATGGTATGCTACTTTAGAACTGAGTGATATAAAAATACCAATTGTCAGTTATATTAAA GTAACAGATACTGACAAATTCTCATCATGGAAGATAACCAAAGATGGTCGTGAACTTAAATGGAAAACGGAATATAGAGACAGGCAAAGAACTAGTTATGCGCCTGATGAGATCATAACTGGATATAAATATGGAGGAACTTTTATTCCAATTGACA AACGGGATGAGGAAGCTATGAGTTATAAAAGTGGTCCGAAAAGTTATACAATTCATAGCTTTACACATAGAAATAACATTGACTTAAAATATTGGTACGATGATACTACACGCGTTGTATTAGCTTCAAATCAA GATGCAGCAAAACCATTTTATAGTTTGGTCCAGGCAATGCACAACAAAAGCTTAGTTGCCATTGTGAGAAAAGTTTATGCCAAGAATCGCGCACCTAGAATGGTAGCTTTATTTCCCTGCATCAACATCCCTGATGAATTATCG TGCTTGGTAGAAATCTGCATACCATTCGCAGAAGATCGAAGAGTAATGGAGATAAGACCCCTCAAATCAGTCATTAAACAATTGTCAAGTGAACAGAACGAAGAAGTAGATAATTTATTGGATTCTTTAATGTTACCTGATACAGA TGAGGACTTTTACCCAGGAGAGGTACCGGATCCTTCGATGCAACATAGGTGGCATATGTTATCCCATCGCGCTCTCAATCCAGATAAACCTTTACCGCCTATGGAGGACTATTTACAAGAACTTTTGGAAGCCCCAGCGGTGAAGGAAAAAAgcaaatgcaatcttcaaagaatAACAGAACTGTTTCAGTTGGAAAATATAGACCCCAAAGCAAAACAAAA AGAAGAATCAAATCAGAAAGATGATACAACAAATGGTAATGAAATGGACATCCAAGAAAAAATCAACACAGACAATAaagtcactgtagagcgttattCTCCAAACGAACCATATTTGTCTCTGGATACCTCAGATGTTGATTTAGATGAACTG GCTACTAAGATATAA
- the Slbp gene encoding stem-loop binding protein, with translation MEVDKNQSWLELTDEDDALLNEAICMSSNELGKIIEANKGSERTQETLEIELSEKKPCIDNIEKQEKNSNSNAHINNRLQYQENKLNSANGIKYADNVKNKPEDVHSVRKRPREMNVNHDDSKVARIRSYSDSSSTTNSSENSKRSVEYETDPKILARRQKEIDYGKNTIGYDRYIQAVPKEKRTKEHPRTPPKYIKYSRRGWDGMVKLWRKQLHQWDPPEENGNDD, from the exons ATGGAAGTAGACAAGAATCAGTCATGGCTGGAATTGACAGATGAAGATGATGCTCTTTTAAATGAAGCTATCTGTATGAGTTCCAATGAACTTGGCAAAATAATAGAGGCTAATAAAGGAAGTGAAAGAACACAAGAAACTTTGGAAATTGAGTTGTCTGAGAAAAAACCatgtattgataatattgaaaaGCAAGAAAAAAATAGCAATTCAAATGCACATATTAATAATAGATTACAATATCAAGAAAATAAACTAAATAGTGCAAATGGCATAAAGTATGCAGACAATGTGAAAAATAAGCCAGAGGATGTGCATAGTGTTCGCAAGAGACCTAGAGAAATGAATGTGAATCATGATGACTCAAAGGTTGCCCGTATTAGAAGTTACAGTGATTCTAGTTCTACTACAAACTCTTCAGAAAATAGTAAAAGATCTGTAGAATATGAAACAGATCCTAAGATATTAGCACGTAGACAAAAGGAAATAGATTATGGAAAGAATACCATTGGATATGATAGATATATTCAGGCTGTGCCTaa AGAAAAACGTACAAAAGAGCATCCAAGAACACCaccaaaatatattaaatatagtaGAAGAGGATGGGATGGTATGGTAAAATTGTGGAGGAAACAACTTCACCAATGGGATCCTCCAGAAGAGAATGGGAATGATGATTAA
- the LOC143183614 gene encoding uncharacterized protein LOC143183614 isoform X2 translates to MVYLNTCISLEPTKSNDEPCMLEIKLTNHQRISRIAVVSEAYVLEFFKQFGEYETTVFAEVVDEFPETTIFFAETAIVPSSTEASIKFTRTKCKNSVMWIYGIRLYLTEPNSEPKRSLTDIFNPQIIKNFLTKLNSNEKEPDTSNDVRSQYKNILNSLQNKTTEESDGKETAQCISENSLTNITDIKAYIDNKFHDMELKIMKRMDEMEQNANQKLDTILKQLETQFIVK, encoded by the exons ATggtatatttgaatacttgcatATCTTTAGAACCAACTAAATCCAATGATGAACCATGTATGTTAGAAATAAAATTAACAAATCATCAAAGGATATCTCGTATTGCTGTAGTTTCAGAGGCTTATGTCTTAGAATTTTTCAAACAATTTGGAGAATATGAGACAACAGTATTTGCAGAAGTAGTAGATGAGTTTCCAGAGACTACTATCTTTTTTGCAGAGACAGCAATTGTACCATCTTCTACAGAAGCTAGTATTAAG TTCACAAGAACAAAATGTAAAAACTCAGTTATGTGGATATATGGTATACGACTTTATTTGACAGAACCCAATAGTGAGCCTAAACGTTCACTTACAgatatttttaatcctcaaataattaaaaattttctaaCTAAACTTAATAGTAATGAGAAAGAACCTGACACTAGTAATGATGTTCGATCACAGTATaaaaatatactcaattcattaCAAAATAAAACCACTGAAGAAAGTGATGGAAAAGAAACTGCACAATGTATTAGTGAAAATAGTTTAACAAATATCACAGACATTAAAGCTTATATTGATAATAAATTCCATGATATggaattaaaaataatgaaaagaatGGATGAGATGGAGCAGAATGCCAATCAGAAACTTGATACCATTTTGAAACAATTAGAAACTCAGTTTATTGTAAAGTGA
- the LOC143183614 gene encoding uncharacterized protein LOC143183614 isoform X1, with the protein MDLYNNEQINDSEILLLCNWRITNNKQFHDAITTAPLAEASEKTNYEDMVYLNTCISLEPTKSNDEPCMLEIKLTNHQRISRIAVVSEAYVLEFFKQFGEYETTVFAEVVDEFPETTIFFAETAIVPSSTEASIKFTRTKCKNSVMWIYGIRLYLTEPNSEPKRSLTDIFNPQIIKNFLTKLNSNEKEPDTSNDVRSQYKNILNSLQNKTTEESDGKETAQCISENSLTNITDIKAYIDNKFHDMELKIMKRMDEMEQNANQKLDTILKQLETQFIVK; encoded by the exons ATGGACCTTTACAATAATGAACAAATTAATGATTCTGAAATACTACTTTTGTGTAACTGGCGAATCACTAATAACAAACAATTTCATGATGCTATTACCACGGCACCTTTGGCTGAAGCATCGGAGAA GACCAATTATGAAGATATggtatatttgaatacttgcatATCTTTAGAACCAACTAAATCCAATGATGAACCATGTATGTTAGAAATAAAATTAACAAATCATCAAAGGATATCTCGTATTGCTGTAGTTTCAGAGGCTTATGTCTTAGAATTTTTCAAACAATTTGGAGAATATGAGACAACAGTATTTGCAGAAGTAGTAGATGAGTTTCCAGAGACTACTATCTTTTTTGCAGAGACAGCAATTGTACCATCTTCTACAGAAGCTAGTATTAAG TTCACAAGAACAAAATGTAAAAACTCAGTTATGTGGATATATGGTATACGACTTTATTTGACAGAACCCAATAGTGAGCCTAAACGTTCACTTACAgatatttttaatcctcaaataattaaaaattttctaaCTAAACTTAATAGTAATGAGAAAGAACCTGACACTAGTAATGATGTTCGATCACAGTATaaaaatatactcaattcattaCAAAATAAAACCACTGAAGAAAGTGATGGAAAAGAAACTGCACAATGTATTAGTGAAAATAGTTTAACAAATATCACAGACATTAAAGCTTATATTGATAATAAATTCCATGATATggaattaaaaataatgaaaagaatGGATGAGATGGAGCAGAATGCCAATCAGAAACTTGATACCATTTTGAAACAATTAGAAACTCAGTTTATTGTAAAGTGA
- the Pglym78 gene encoding phosphoglyceromutase 78, protein MRSDKMRLYRISNKVFPRSKEVTSSGGLRFKQLCRSSEERTLLANCPSSRGLSSCSTKMSKYTIVMVRHGESEWNKLNLFCGWYDANLSDKGKSEAISAGKAVKDAGYTFDIAHTSVLTRAQETLKAILKEIGQENIPICKTWRLNERHYGGLTGMNKAETAAKYGEEQVQIWRRSFDVPPPPMEPDHKYYDNIVKDPRYADEPKPEEFPKFESLKLTIERTLPYWNNTIIPQLKEGKKIIIAAHGNSLRGIVKHLDQLSNDQIMGLNLPTGIPFVYELDENLKPVVSMKFLGDEETVKAAMAAVAAQGKAK, encoded by the exons ATGAGAAGCGATAAAATGCGTTTATACAGGATTTCAAATAAAGTGTTCCCACGATCGAAAGAAGTGACAAGTAGTGGGGGTTTGCGGTTCAAGCAGTTGTGTAGAAGTAGCGAGGAGAGAACCCTGCTTGCGAATTGTCCTTCCTCACGCGGTCTTAGCTCTTGTAGCACAAAAATGTCGAAATACACGATTGTTATGGTTCGCCATGGAGAGAGCGAATGGAACAAATTGAATCTGTTCTGTGGATGGTACGATGCCAACTTGTCTGACAAGG GAAAAAGTGAAGCAATTTCTGCGGGTAAAGCAGTCAAAGATGCTGGGTATACTTTCGATATTGCTCACACGTCAGTTTTAACAAGAGCTCAAGAAACTCTGAAAGCTATTCTCAAAGAAATTGGTCAGGAGAATATTCCTATCTGTAAAACATGGCGTTTGAATGAGCGTCACTATGGAGGCTTGACTGGAATGAATAAAGCTGAAACAGCTGCCAAATATGGAGAAGAACAAGTACAGATTTGGAGAAGATCTTTTGATGTACCTCCTCCACCTATGGAGCCAGACCATAAGTATTATGATAACATAGTGAAGGATCCCAGATATGCTGATGAACCAAAGCCAGAAGAATTCCCTAAATTTGAGTCATTAAAGTTGACAATTGAAAGGACATTACCATATTGGAATAATACTATTATTCCACAACTGAAAGAGGGAAAGAAAATTATTATTGCTGCTCATGGAAACAGTTTACGTGGCATAGTGAAACACTTAGATC AACTAAGCAATGATCAGATTATGGGTTTGAATTTACCAACTGGTATTCCATTTGTTTACGAATTGGATGAAAATCTTAAGCCTGTTGTATCTATGAAATTCTTAGGTGATGAAGAAACTGTAAAagctgcaatggctgctgttgcaGCGCAAGGAAAAGCTAAGTAA
- the LOC143183617 gene encoding ras-related protein Rab-24 isoform X2, translated as MNRVDLKVVLVGNAAVGKTSLVERFVHERFNENLSYQNTIGAAYAAKQIQLDGKKLVMGIWDTAGCERYDAMVKIFYRGAKAAIVCYDITNSTTFQKVKAWVRELRSVEEGCKVYICATKSDILEHGAVPSPDINIVETYTAGIQAKFFITSSKTGENVDNLRNIEEEEKERITVFMSNNSKRPYCC; from the exons ATGAATCGTGTCGATTTAAAAGTCGTTTTAGTGGGCAATGCAGCTGTGGGGAAAACAAGTCTCGTAGAACGTTTTGTACATGAAAGGTTTAACGAAAATCTCTCTTATCAAAAT ACTATAGGCGCTGCATATGCAGCTAAACAAATACAGCTCGATGGGAAAAAGCTTGTCATGGGGATATGGGATACTGCAGGCTGTGAAAG ATATGATGCAATGGTTAAAATATTTTACCGTGgtgcaaaggctgctatagtaTGCTATGATATTACAAACTCAACTACATTTCAAAAAGTTAAAGCTTGGGTTAGGGAATTAAGGAGTGTTGAAGAAGGATGTAAAGTATATATTTGTGCTACAAAGAGTGATATTTTAGAACATGGTGCAGTTCCATCTCCCGATATAAATATTGTAGAAACATATACTGCAGGAATTCAAGCTAAGTTTTTTATAACGTCTAGTAAGACTGGAGAAAATGTTG ATAATTTAAGAAatatagaagaagaagaaaaagaaaggatTACTGTATTCATGAGTAACAATTCAAAAAGACCATATTGTTGTTAA
- the LOC143183617 gene encoding ras-related protein Rab-24 isoform X3, with protein MNRVDLKVVLVGNAAVGKTSLVERFVHERFNENLSYQNTIGAAYAAKQIQLDGKKLVMGIWDTAGCERYDAMVKIFYRGAKAAIVCYDITNSTTFQKVKAWVRELRSVEEGCKVYICATKSDILEHGAVPSPDINIVETYTAGIQAKFFITSSKTGENLNYLMKLPKILCLIQII; from the exons ATGAATCGTGTCGATTTAAAAGTCGTTTTAGTGGGCAATGCAGCTGTGGGGAAAACAAGTCTCGTAGAACGTTTTGTACATGAAAGGTTTAACGAAAATCTCTCTTATCAAAAT ACTATAGGCGCTGCATATGCAGCTAAACAAATACAGCTCGATGGGAAAAAGCTTGTCATGGGGATATGGGATACTGCAGGCTGTGAAAG ATATGATGCAATGGTTAAAATATTTTACCGTGgtgcaaaggctgctatagtaTGCTATGATATTACAAACTCAACTACATTTCAAAAAGTTAAAGCTTGGGTTAGGGAATTAAGGAGTGTTGAAGAAGGATGTAAAGTATATATTTGTGCTACAAAGAGTGATATTTTAGAACATGGTGCAGTTCCATCTCCCGATATAAATATTGTAGAAACATATACTGCAGGAATTCAAGCTAAGTTTTTTATAACGTCTAGTAAGACTGGAGAAAAT CTGAATTATTTAATGAAATTGCCCAAGATTTTATGTCTGATCCAGATAATTTAA
- the LOC143183617 gene encoding ras-related protein Rab-24 isoform X1: MNRVDLKVVLVGNAAVGKTSLVERFVHERFNENLSYQNTIGAAYAAKQIQLDGKKLVMGIWDTAGCERYDAMVKIFYRGAKAAIVCYDITNSTTFQKVKAWVRELRSVEEGCKVYICATKSDILEHGAVPSPDINIVETYTAGIQAKFFITSSKTGENVAELFNEIAQDFMSDPDNLRNIEEEEKERITVFMSNNSKRPYCC, encoded by the exons ATGAATCGTGTCGATTTAAAAGTCGTTTTAGTGGGCAATGCAGCTGTGGGGAAAACAAGTCTCGTAGAACGTTTTGTACATGAAAGGTTTAACGAAAATCTCTCTTATCAAAAT ACTATAGGCGCTGCATATGCAGCTAAACAAATACAGCTCGATGGGAAAAAGCTTGTCATGGGGATATGGGATACTGCAGGCTGTGAAAG ATATGATGCAATGGTTAAAATATTTTACCGTGgtgcaaaggctgctatagtaTGCTATGATATTACAAACTCAACTACATTTCAAAAAGTTAAAGCTTGGGTTAGGGAATTAAGGAGTGTTGAAGAAGGATGTAAAGTATATATTTGTGCTACAAAGAGTGATATTTTAGAACATGGTGCAGTTCCATCTCCCGATATAAATATTGTAGAAACATATACTGCAGGAATTCAAGCTAAGTTTTTTATAACGTCTAGTAAGACTGGAGAAAATGTTG CTGAATTATTTAATGAAATTGCCCAAGATTTTATGTCTGATCCAGATAATTTAAGAAatatagaagaagaagaaaaagaaaggatTACTGTATTCATGAGTAACAATTCAAAAAGACCATATTGTTGTTAA
- the LOC143183615 gene encoding mitochondrial S-adenosylmethionine carrier protein isoform X2 — translation MLLCNKYTWSSILCVDTLKTRLQSQHGFLKSGGFKRLYQGLSPVMIGSGPSAALFFVTYEGTKQIFEPLMSQQYHSIIHMTAASMGESVACLIRVPVEVIKQRKQALIGDTHRLAIKTLYRGYGSTVIRDLPFGLIQMPLWEYFKLCWTRYTNRDCSPSAAAACGGLSVAISATITTPLDVAKTRIMLSSTTADKSEVTISAMLKEVYRNNGIRGLFAGFTPRVCGFTMGGIVFFGLYEKMREICTSVLYS, via the exons ATGTTATTATGTAATAAGTACACGTGGTCTTCAATTCTGTGCG TGGATACACTTAAAACACGTTTACAAAGCCAGCATGGTTTTCTGAAATCCGGCGGATTTAAACGATTATATCAAGGCTTGAGTCCTGTAATGATAGGATCTGGCCCTTCGG CTGCTCTATTTTTTGTAACTTACGAAGGAACGAAACAAATCTTTGAACCTCTTATGTCTCAACAGTATCACTCGATTATACACATGACCGCTGCGTCAATGGGAGAATCG GTTGCATGCCTTATTCGAGTACCCGTAGAAGTAATAAAACAGAGGAAACAAGCGCTTATAGGCGATACGCATAGATTAGCAATAAAAACATTATATCGTGGTTACGGAAGTACCGTTATTCGAGATCTGCCATTTGGCTTAATTCAAATGCCATTATGGGAATACTTTAAACTTTGCTGGACAAGGTATACAAATCGTGATTGTTCACCCTCGGCAGCTGCCGCCTGCGGAGGCTTGTCAG TGGCTATATCTGCGACAATAACAACGCCTTTGGACGTTGCGAAAACTAGAATAATGTTGTCGAGCACGACAGCAGATAAAAGTGAAGTAACAATATCTGCAATGTTGAAAGAAGTTTATCGAAATAACGGCATTAGGGG GCTTTTTGCAGGCTTTACTCCAAGAGTATGTGGTTTTACTATGGGTGGAATCGTATTTTTTGGTCTTTATGAAAAAATGAGGGAAATTTGTACTTCAGTCTTATATTCATAG
- the LOC143183615 gene encoding mitochondrial S-adenosylmethionine carrier protein isoform X3, which produces MTKFLSTHFNVDTLKTRLQSQHGFLKSGGFKRLYQGLSPVMIGSGPSAALFFVTYEGTKQIFEPLMSQQYHSIIHMTAASMGESVACLIRVPVEVIKQRKQALIGDTHRLAIKTLYRGYGSTVIRDLPFGLIQMPLWEYFKLCWTRYTNRDCSPSAAAACGGLSVAISATITTPLDVAKTRIMLSSTTADKSEVTISAMLKEVYRNNGIRGLFAGFTPRVCGFTMGGIVFFGLYEKMREICTSVLYS; this is translated from the exons ATGACGAAATTTTTAAGTACACATTTCAACG TGGATACACTTAAAACACGTTTACAAAGCCAGCATGGTTTTCTGAAATCCGGCGGATTTAAACGATTATATCAAGGCTTGAGTCCTGTAATGATAGGATCTGGCCCTTCGG CTGCTCTATTTTTTGTAACTTACGAAGGAACGAAACAAATCTTTGAACCTCTTATGTCTCAACAGTATCACTCGATTATACACATGACCGCTGCGTCAATGGGAGAATCG GTTGCATGCCTTATTCGAGTACCCGTAGAAGTAATAAAACAGAGGAAACAAGCGCTTATAGGCGATACGCATAGATTAGCAATAAAAACATTATATCGTGGTTACGGAAGTACCGTTATTCGAGATCTGCCATTTGGCTTAATTCAAATGCCATTATGGGAATACTTTAAACTTTGCTGGACAAGGTATACAAATCGTGATTGTTCACCCTCGGCAGCTGCCGCCTGCGGAGGCTTGTCAG TGGCTATATCTGCGACAATAACAACGCCTTTGGACGTTGCGAAAACTAGAATAATGTTGTCGAGCACGACAGCAGATAAAAGTGAAGTAACAATATCTGCAATGTTGAAAGAAGTTTATCGAAATAACGGCATTAGGGG GCTTTTTGCAGGCTTTACTCCAAGAGTATGTGGTTTTACTATGGGTGGAATCGTATTTTTTGGTCTTTATGAAAAAATGAGGGAAATTTGTACTTCAGTCTTATATTCATAG
- the LOC143183615 gene encoding mitochondrial S-adenosylmethionine carrier protein isoform X1, whose product MHENNISAKKNAVVVSLISGALAGMTVDLIFFPVDTLKTRLQSQHGFLKSGGFKRLYQGLSPVMIGSGPSAALFFVTYEGTKQIFEPLMSQQYHSIIHMTAASMGESVACLIRVPVEVIKQRKQALIGDTHRLAIKTLYRGYGSTVIRDLPFGLIQMPLWEYFKLCWTRYTNRDCSPSAAAACGGLSVAISATITTPLDVAKTRIMLSSTTADKSEVTISAMLKEVYRNNGIRGLFAGFTPRVCGFTMGGIVFFGLYEKMREICTSVLYS is encoded by the exons ATGCACGAAAATAATATTTCTGCGAAGAAAAATGCCGTAGTCGTGTCACTTATC TCAGGTGCTCTAGCAGGAATGACTGTCGATCTTATATTTTTCCCAGTGGATACACTTAAAACACGTTTACAAAGCCAGCATGGTTTTCTGAAATCCGGCGGATTTAAACGATTATATCAAGGCTTGAGTCCTGTAATGATAGGATCTGGCCCTTCGG CTGCTCTATTTTTTGTAACTTACGAAGGAACGAAACAAATCTTTGAACCTCTTATGTCTCAACAGTATCACTCGATTATACACATGACCGCTGCGTCAATGGGAGAATCG GTTGCATGCCTTATTCGAGTACCCGTAGAAGTAATAAAACAGAGGAAACAAGCGCTTATAGGCGATACGCATAGATTAGCAATAAAAACATTATATCGTGGTTACGGAAGTACCGTTATTCGAGATCTGCCATTTGGCTTAATTCAAATGCCATTATGGGAATACTTTAAACTTTGCTGGACAAGGTATACAAATCGTGATTGTTCACCCTCGGCAGCTGCCGCCTGCGGAGGCTTGTCAG TGGCTATATCTGCGACAATAACAACGCCTTTGGACGTTGCGAAAACTAGAATAATGTTGTCGAGCACGACAGCAGATAAAAGTGAAGTAACAATATCTGCAATGTTGAAAGAAGTTTATCGAAATAACGGCATTAGGGG GCTTTTTGCAGGCTTTACTCCAAGAGTATGTGGTTTTACTATGGGTGGAATCGTATTTTTTGGTCTTTATGAAAAAATGAGGGAAATTTGTACTTCAGTCTTATATTCATAG